CATTTGTCTGTGGAAAATtgtatactttatttattgcaATATATTCTACACTGACAGTAACTGAACTTTAGGTCACATGTTGCTGtttcagtcatttaaatgtaacatgataataaaataaataaaactgtaaaactctcCTATCTTATAATAGGACTATATAGTCCTATAGTGAGAgagcaatatttatttatactttgaTCATAAGTTAACAGTGATTTATTGGTGTCCAGGTGAAGGAGCTGGGTGCAGTGGTCTACAACTGCAGCTGTCTGGCTGCAGACTTGGGTAAGATCTTTGAAGCCTACTGGTTTCTAGGTGAGAGTAAGTCCATCCCATCACCGTGGCCCAACAGATTCTCTACCCTCTACAACAAGGACACGCCTCTCCAGCTGCCACTCAACAACACGCCAGCCAGCGTTTACCTGTCGGTGAGATATGCACATTATCAGTTTTCTCCTTTCAGTAACCTATAGCAAACGTCTAATGACCACAACGTTGCACCAGAAGTTTCAGTATATAAGGCTCTCCTGGACAATGAACTTAAAATTAAACTTATCctatctttgttttctctttcctgtCAGAGTTCCCCTCCGTCCTTCTGTGCAGCTGGTCGAACTCCAGACCTTCAGTCCATCCTCAGTGTGATGGAGGACGCTCAGAGCTTCGTCTACATCGCAGTCATGAACTACCTGCCCACCATGGAGTTTTCACAACCTAAAAGGTAAAACACTCTTTTACACCACAGTAGCAGGTACACAGGTACACTCACCAAACATGTCGATGACTCCTTTGCCCTTGCCAAGACGGTTTTGGCCTCAATGTGACGTCATGTCCTCATGATCCTTTCCAGGTACTGGGCAGACATCGACACCCAGCTGAGGAGAATTGCATATGAGAAGCGTGTTAAAGTTCGCCTGCTCATCAGCTGTTGGGCGAGCACTCAGCCTGTCATGTTCTCCTTCCTCAAGTCTCTGGCCTCAGTGTATGAACCCAAGAGCAAACTGGACATCCAGGTGGTAAGTAGTGCCTCTTCATCGCTTCATTTAAGTGAAACAAGAAGCTGTGAATGTTATGATGCACAACATATCCTGTAGTAAAAACACTGTTCCCTGAtgatctttttgttttcattatctaGAGGCTGTTTGTGGTGCCTGCCAGCGCAGAGCAGAAGGAGATTCCCTACGCCAGAGTCAACCACAACAAGTACATGGTCACTGACAAGATAGCTTATATAGGTAAGACTCAGTGTGGTGACATCATTATCGCGATTCCTTCTTGTAGTTGTTCATTTGCAGACCTCCAGGTTCATGTGACACGCTTAAGTGAGACCACAAGTTGTTCATAACAGGCTTTTTTAACTCATTAACCTGAGAACATGGTTTattcactcacatttacacTAGAGTCTCCATAGTTCCTTTAAAGTATTTAGTCCTTTagtgttttttataatattaattttattattaggAAACTGATGTTAAAAATACTGAATTATTGTTAAGTGAGTACTTCACAGTTTTCTTGTCAAGCGTCACTACTTCAAacaattgatttattgattgtaCACCATGTTTTATCAAGTGTTTTATCAAATGGGACGAATGTTCAATCAGTGCCTTTGTGTTTCCAGGTACATCTAACTGGTCAGGTGACTACTTTGTGAGCACCGCAGGCTCAGCGTTGGTCGTCAACCAGACGGCATCACAGTCTGTGGAGCCTACCATCCAATCACAGCTGAAGGCTGTTTTTGAGCGGGACTGGAGCTCCGACtacaccactcctctcacccaACACTCAAACCTCAAAGTTATCTGTTAGTTACtacaaactgtaaaaatgttacaACGCTGTAGCTGCACAATCATAATGTTCACGTCTTGCCATCCAATAGCATTTACTCAAATATCTAAATATGTACAAAGGAAACCCCTGGATGAAAACACTTGATTGTTACATTAACTTGGCACAAAATACAGTTAAAGCTGGAAAcacattgtttggtttgaccgtaggtgtgaatgtgaatggttgtttgtctctctgtggccctgtgatggactggcgacctgtccagggtgtaccccgcatTTCGCtctatatcagctgggattggcaccagcaacccctgcgaccctcatgtggaggataaagtggtagaagatgagtgtgtgagtgaataaatGTTTGACCCACCACTCATTACTCAGACACTTGGCAGAGGAGTTTGGTTCAATGGGAGCTTTAATGGAGGTATATGACccttaaaaatggaaaattcaaaatggctgtaGGACGTGTTGCACCGTTACAGCCACACAAGCCATCTGCCAAAGCCCCCATGATGGGCCATGGCGTTACATAAGAAGTATTCACCTCGATAATGTGCTTTAAGTATTTGATGGGAAAAAGGACACGATTTTCTCGAATCATCACAAATGAGTTTGATGGGAAACTATTGCTAGCTATTGAAGTTGACCTAGCATTCAGACTACATGAGTGTGTAATAAACcagatttatttgttaatttacTGTGCAATAACTTCAGATGAACACCAACACATGTCCCACTTTTGTAACATGTCACCAGCAGAGATAAAGAAGGAAAgtcacctttaaaacaaaaaccctttAGGTGTCACTAATCCATCATCAAGGTCACTGACAGCTCAGGTTATTGGTCATTTCCTTTTGTTAAAGATCTGTTATGAGCTTTTTCTTATGTGGAAATCCAACCTctatggtttttgttttttttaatccgaCCTCATCTCAGGGAGtaaatattgtgtgttttctgactggATCTTTTAAATTAGCTGGAATCAGTGGTGTGCTGTgaataagcttttttttctttctatttttttttaaatactcaaGTCTTCagaaatgtttcagttttattCCATTCATCAACCAATTTGAATTTCCACTGTGTGGAGTGATGTTAAAATTATAAGTAAAGAGATGGTTGTTATCTCCTTATGAATAAATTACTCTGATTTTTGATTCCTCAAACGTAACATCTGTTCTTTGATACACATGTTTTTGCACATAATTTACAAACATAAGCCACTCCTTACCTGCCTCCATGAGATTTAGGTGTAGATGAAAGGACAATATCTATAGCAATATTTAGTAGGATTAGATAGATGAGCATCtaccatagagaaaataatgtaccgtccctgggtgggctcgaaccaccaacctttcggttaacagccgaacgcgctaaccgattgcgcc
This Solea senegalensis isolate Sse05_10M linkage group LG8, IFAPA_SoseM_1, whole genome shotgun sequence DNA region includes the following protein-coding sequences:
- the pld3 gene encoding 5'-3' exonuclease PLD3; translated protein: MFVNVRMDLPYNQLMNVEQRRQDNRRALLYSRCLLSLATLATMLLTAMAVYNLLTPRVVSSHRAPSGSLHLPKGEPCSDPCKFVLLESIPEGLEFNSSTTHPSIFQAWLNLMDEARSSVDIASFYWTLTNKDTGTQEPTAYQGETILKKLAELSGKLSVRIAVNTPQHRQPQYDLQLLNNSGADIRTVNMRELTTGVLHTKFWVVDKKHIYIGSANMDWRSLTQVKELGAVVYNCSCLAADLGKIFEAYWFLGESKSIPSPWPNRFSTLYNKDTPLQLPLNNTPASVYLSSSPPSFCAAGRTPDLQSILSVMEDAQSFVYIAVMNYLPTMEFSQPKRYWADIDTQLRRIAYEKRVKVRLLISCWASTQPVMFSFLKSLASVYEPKSKLDIQVRLFVVPASAEQKEIPYARVNHNKYMVTDKIAYIGTSNWSGDYFVSTAGSALVVNQTASQSVEPTIQSQLKAVFERDWSSDYTTPLTQHSNLKVIC